Proteins found in one Patagioenas fasciata isolate bPatFas1 chromosome 13, bPatFas1.hap1, whole genome shotgun sequence genomic segment:
- the LOC136107146 gene encoding fatty acyl-CoA hydrolase precursor, medium chain-like isoform X2, which produces MCLQDKAAGDWFSDVITNRKEKVRLQMSEDCLYLNVYTPVATEKQELPVFVWIHGGGLFFGAGSSYDGSALAAFDNVVVVTIQYRLGIVGYFSTGDKHAPGNWGYLDQVAALQWIQENIRHFGGDPGSVTIAGESAGGVSVSALILSPLAKGLFHKAISESGTASRLLFTDHPEEEADRVAAASGCEKPSSAAIVECLREKTEEEIVQIAQKLASLSTRACADGVFLPKSPQQLLSEKLIYPVPYIIGINNYEFGWLLPTIMQIPDYADGLDEDVARQLLQSLLAMNIKGVTFEVVDQIYNEYIGNAANRIQVRDGFLDALADAMFLISATEVARYHRDAGNPVYFYEFQHRPSSATGVVPEFVKADHTDEIAFVFGKPFLAGNATEEENKLSRTVMRYWTNFARNGNPNGEGLVHWPRYDLDEGYLEIDLMQKASKKLKERKMEFWTQLIREMEDVKREHSDL; this is translated from the exons AT gTGTCTACAGGATAAAGCAGCAGGAGATTGGTTTTCAGATGTTATTactaatagaaaagaaaaagttcGTCTCCAAATGTCTGAAGATTGCTTGTACCTAAACGTGTATACACCCGTTGCTACAGAAAAACAGGAGCTGCCT GTCTTTGTGTGGATCCATGGAGGTGGATTATTTTTTGGAGCAGGTTCATCCTATGATGGTTCAGCATTAGCGGCCTTTGACAATGTGGTGGTTGTAACAATTCAGTACAGATTAGGTATTGTTGGATATTTTAG CACTGGTGACAAGCACGCGCCAGGTAACTGGGGGTATTTGGATCAAGTAGCAGCTCTTCAGTggattcaggaaaatatcagacaCTTTGGAGGAGATCCAGGATCCGTCACTATCGCTGGAGAATCTGCAGGAGGAGTCAGTGTTTCTGCTCTT ATCTTATCTCCCCTGGCGAAGGGTTTGTTCCATAAAGCCATTTCAGAGAGTGGTACTGCAAGCAGGCTTTTGTTCACTGACCACCCTGAAGAGGAAGCAGAT AGAGTTGCTGCTGCCTCTGGCTGTGAAAAACCCAGTTCGGCTGCAATAGTTGAATGCTtaagggaaaaaacagaagaagagATAGTACAGATAGCACAAAAACTG GCTTCCCTGTCCACCAGAGCATGTGCAGATGGGGTATTTCTTCCAAAGAGTCCCCAGCAATTACTATCTGAAAAACTGATCTATCCAGTCCCATATATAATAGGAATAAATAACTATGAATTTGGATGGCTGCTTCCTACG ATAATGCAAATTCCTGATTATGCAGATGGTCTGGATGAAGATGTTGCACGTCAACTTTTACAGAGCCTCTTAGCAATGAATATTAAG GGTGTTACTTTTGAAGTTGTTGATCAAATATACAATGAATACATAGGGAATGCAGCAAACCGTATTCAGGTGCGAGATGGTTTTCTTGATGCACTAGCAGATGCTATGTTTCTTATTTCAGCCACTGAAGTGGCCAGATACCATAGAG ATGCTGGCAACCCAGTCTACTTTTATGAGTTTCAGCATCGACCCAGTTCAGCGACAGGGGTTGTACCAGAGTTTGTAAAAGCAGATCATACAGATGAGATTGCCTTTGTCTTTGGAAAGCCATTCTTAGCTG GGAACGctacagaagaagaaaacaagcttAGCAGAACTGTTATGAGATACTGGACCAACTTTGCTAGAAATGG AAATCCCAATGGAGAAGGATTGGTCCATTGGCCTCGGTACGATCTGGATGAAGGATACCTGGAAATAGACCTGATGCAAAAGGCAtcaaagaaactgaaagaacGCAAAATGGAGTTTTGGACACAGCTCATAAGAGAAATGGAGGATGTAAAGAGGGAACACAGTGATTTATAA
- the PDCD2L gene encoding programmed cell death protein 2-like isoform X2 encodes MAAGPPVLLGLRDAAMGGPCRGVGQGPPWATNKLGGSADWVPAVRPGCPRCGVCGRALAHLVQVYCPLDGSPFHRLANVFACAEKGCWGEPRSWKVLRSQCLQAQQETQDCGVKQKQESNFTAKDWFDEADDWGACDEAESPACSSLQLLGLNEAVSSSSSREVECASQFQQLRLSEAMDTSGSLHTHPPASEGMVMETSSSAPMFQPFYISVVDEEDYTGCLDTEHADQLLKEYQQREGVDLQQLMSESFANEGDNEKYERSQVKSRDHTFHKFMKRISVCHEQILRYSWGGQPLFITCPPANINKGVPACGNCGSNRIFEFQLMPALVTMLQSDSGLSVEFGTAIVYTCERSCWPTDHQTPLEEFIFVQEDPDQRLFK; translated from the exons ATGGCGGCCGGGCCGCCCGTGTTGCTGGGGCTGCGCGATGCCGCCATGGGGGGTCCATGCCGAGGGGTCGGGCAGGGCCCGCCCTGGGCCACCAACAAGCTGGGTGGCTCCGCG GACTGGGTGCCCGCGGTGCGGCCGGGCTGTCCCCGCTGCGGGGTGTGCGGGAGGGCGCTGGCGCACCTGGTGCAGGTGTACTGCCCGCTGGACGGGTCCCCCTTCCATCGCCTGGCCAACGTGTTCGCCTGCGCCGAGAAGGGCTGCTGGGGAGAGCCCCGCAG CTGGAAGGTGCTGCGCTCCCAGTGCTTGCAGGCACAACAGGAAACGCAAGATTGCGGCGTGAAACAG AAACAAGAATCAAACTTTACTGCAAAGGATTGGTTTGATGAAGCAGATGACTGGGGAGCCTGTGATGAAGCAGAATCTCCTGCATGCTCTTCCCTTCAGCTGCTTGGCTTGAATGAAGCTGTGAGCAGCTCCTCGTCCAGAGAGGTGGAGTGTGCATCCCAGTTCCAACAGCTTCGCTTGTCTGAAGCCATGGACACatcaggttccctgcacacccatccTCCGGCCAGCGAGGGAATGGTAATGGAAACGTCTAGTTCAGCTCCCATGTTCCAACCCTTTTACATTAGTGTTGTAGATGAAGAAGACTACACTGGTTGCCTTGATACAGAGCATGCAGATCAGCTGTTGAAGGAGTATCAGCAGAGAGAGGGTGTTGATTTGCAACAGCTGATGTCAGAAAG TTTTGCCAATGAGGGTGATAATGAAAAATATGAGAGGAGTCAAGTCAAAAGCAGGGACCACACATTCCATAAATTTATGAAAAGAATATCTGTGTGTCATGAACAGATTCTAAG aTACTCTTGGGGTGGCCAGCCTTTATTTATAACATGTCCTCCAGCCAACATTAACAAAGGGGTTCCAGCCTGCGGTAACTGTGGAAGCAACAGAATATTTGAATTTCAACTCATGCCGGCACTGGTCACCATGCTCCAGAGCGACTCAG GTCTCTCAGTGGAATTTGGAACTGCTATAGTTTACACTTGTGAGAGAAGCTGTTGGCCAACAGATCATCAAACCCCTCttgaagaatttatttttgtaCAAGAAGACCCAGATCagagattatttaaataa
- the PDCD2L gene encoding programmed cell death protein 2-like isoform X3 → MPRGRAGPALGHQQAGWLRGLGARGAAGLSPLRGVREGAGAPGAGVLPAGRVPLPSPGQRVRLRREGLLGRAPQKQESNFTAKDWFDEADDWGACDEAESPACSSLQLLGLNEAVSSSSSREVECASQFQQLRLSEAMDTSGSLHTHPPASEGMVMETSSSAPMFQPFYISVVDEEDYTGCLDTEHADQLLKEYQQREGVDLQQLMSESFANEGDNEKYERSQVKSRDHTFHKFMKRISVCHEQILRYSWGGQPLFITCPPANINKGVPACGNCGSNRIFEFQLMPALVTMLQSDSGLSVEFGTAIVYTCERSCWPTDHQTPLEEFIFVQEDPDQRLFK, encoded by the exons ATGCCGAGGGGTCGGGCAGGGCCCGCCCTGGGCCACCAACAAGCTGGGTGGCTCCGCG GACTGGGTGCCCGCGGTGCGGCCGGGCTGTCCCCGCTGCGGGGTGTGCGGGAGGGCGCTGGCGCACCTGGTGCAGGTGTACTGCCCGCTGGACGGGTCCCCCTTCCATCGCCTGGCCAACGTGTTCGCCTGCGCCGAGAAGGGCTGCTGGGGAGAGCCCCGCAG AAACAAGAATCAAACTTTACTGCAAAGGATTGGTTTGATGAAGCAGATGACTGGGGAGCCTGTGATGAAGCAGAATCTCCTGCATGCTCTTCCCTTCAGCTGCTTGGCTTGAATGAAGCTGTGAGCAGCTCCTCGTCCAGAGAGGTGGAGTGTGCATCCCAGTTCCAACAGCTTCGCTTGTCTGAAGCCATGGACACatcaggttccctgcacacccatccTCCGGCCAGCGAGGGAATGGTAATGGAAACGTCTAGTTCAGCTCCCATGTTCCAACCCTTTTACATTAGTGTTGTAGATGAAGAAGACTACACTGGTTGCCTTGATACAGAGCATGCAGATCAGCTGTTGAAGGAGTATCAGCAGAGAGAGGGTGTTGATTTGCAACAGCTGATGTCAGAAAG TTTTGCCAATGAGGGTGATAATGAAAAATATGAGAGGAGTCAAGTCAAAAGCAGGGACCACACATTCCATAAATTTATGAAAAGAATATCTGTGTGTCATGAACAGATTCTAAG aTACTCTTGGGGTGGCCAGCCTTTATTTATAACATGTCCTCCAGCCAACATTAACAAAGGGGTTCCAGCCTGCGGTAACTGTGGAAGCAACAGAATATTTGAATTTCAACTCATGCCGGCACTGGTCACCATGCTCCAGAGCGACTCAG GTCTCTCAGTGGAATTTGGAACTGCTATAGTTTACACTTGTGAGAGAAGCTGTTGGCCAACAGATCATCAAACCCCTCttgaagaatttatttttgtaCAAGAAGACCCAGATCagagattatttaaataa
- the PDCD2L gene encoding programmed cell death protein 2-like isoform X1, which yields MPRGRAGPALGHQQAGWLRGLGARGAAGLSPLRGVREGAGAPGAGVLPAGRVPLPSPGQRVRLRREGLLGRAPQVSAGFGGSWREPHRGRCAVPHLSLLPHGCHSWKVLRSQCLQAQQETQDCGVKQKQESNFTAKDWFDEADDWGACDEAESPACSSLQLLGLNEAVSSSSSREVECASQFQQLRLSEAMDTSGSLHTHPPASEGMVMETSSSAPMFQPFYISVVDEEDYTGCLDTEHADQLLKEYQQREGVDLQQLMSESFANEGDNEKYERSQVKSRDHTFHKFMKRISVCHEQILRYSWGGQPLFITCPPANINKGVPACGNCGSNRIFEFQLMPALVTMLQSDSGLSVEFGTAIVYTCERSCWPTDHQTPLEEFIFVQEDPDQRLFK from the exons ATGCCGAGGGGTCGGGCAGGGCCCGCCCTGGGCCACCAACAAGCTGGGTGGCTCCGCG GACTGGGTGCCCGCGGTGCGGCCGGGCTGTCCCCGCTGCGGGGTGTGCGGGAGGGCGCTGGCGCACCTGGTGCAGGTGTACTGCCCGCTGGACGGGTCCCCCTTCCATCGCCTGGCCAACGTGTTCGCCTGCGCCGAGAAGGGCTGCTGGGGAGAGCCCCGCAGGTGAGcgcggggtttggggggtcctggcgGGAACCGCACCGCGGCCGGTGTGCTGTGCCTCACTTGTCCCTGCTTCCCCACGGCTGTCACAGCTGGAAGGTGCTGCGCTCCCAGTGCTTGCAGGCACAACAGGAAACGCAAGATTGCGGCGTGAAACAG AAACAAGAATCAAACTTTACTGCAAAGGATTGGTTTGATGAAGCAGATGACTGGGGAGCCTGTGATGAAGCAGAATCTCCTGCATGCTCTTCCCTTCAGCTGCTTGGCTTGAATGAAGCTGTGAGCAGCTCCTCGTCCAGAGAGGTGGAGTGTGCATCCCAGTTCCAACAGCTTCGCTTGTCTGAAGCCATGGACACatcaggttccctgcacacccatccTCCGGCCAGCGAGGGAATGGTAATGGAAACGTCTAGTTCAGCTCCCATGTTCCAACCCTTTTACATTAGTGTTGTAGATGAAGAAGACTACACTGGTTGCCTTGATACAGAGCATGCAGATCAGCTGTTGAAGGAGTATCAGCAGAGAGAGGGTGTTGATTTGCAACAGCTGATGTCAGAAAG TTTTGCCAATGAGGGTGATAATGAAAAATATGAGAGGAGTCAAGTCAAAAGCAGGGACCACACATTCCATAAATTTATGAAAAGAATATCTGTGTGTCATGAACAGATTCTAAG aTACTCTTGGGGTGGCCAGCCTTTATTTATAACATGTCCTCCAGCCAACATTAACAAAGGGGTTCCAGCCTGCGGTAACTGTGGAAGCAACAGAATATTTGAATTTCAACTCATGCCGGCACTGGTCACCATGCTCCAGAGCGACTCAG GTCTCTCAGTGGAATTTGGAACTGCTATAGTTTACACTTGTGAGAGAAGCTGTTGGCCAACAGATCATCAAACCCCTCttgaagaatttatttttgtaCAAGAAGACCCAGATCagagattatttaaataa
- the LOC136107146 gene encoding fatty acyl-CoA hydrolase precursor, medium chain-like isoform X1: protein MATGKDALLLSLILAVGVMALVATGHNAEQPEVETKYGRVRGYRFKVDAAERSVNVFLGLPFAKPPVGPLRFSEPQPPEPWKGVRDATSYPPMCLQDKAAGDWFSDVITNRKEKVRLQMSEDCLYLNVYTPVATEKQELPVFVWIHGGGLFFGAGSSYDGSALAAFDNVVVVTIQYRLGIVGYFSTGDKHAPGNWGYLDQVAALQWIQENIRHFGGDPGSVTIAGESAGGVSVSALILSPLAKGLFHKAISESGTASRLLFTDHPEEEADRVAAASGCEKPSSAAIVECLREKTEEEIVQIAQKLASLSTRACADGVFLPKSPQQLLSEKLIYPVPYIIGINNYEFGWLLPTIMQIPDYADGLDEDVARQLLQSLLAMNIKGVTFEVVDQIYNEYIGNAANRIQVRDGFLDALADAMFLISATEVARYHRDAGNPVYFYEFQHRPSSATGVVPEFVKADHTDEIAFVFGKPFLAGNATEEENKLSRTVMRYWTNFARNGNPNGEGLVHWPRYDLDEGYLEIDLMQKASKKLKERKMEFWTQLIREMEDVKREHSDL from the exons ATGGCAACTGGAAAGGACGCGTTGCTGCTGTCCCTGATTCTGGCTGTGGGGGTCATGGCGCTTGTAGCTACTG GCCACAATGCAGAGCAACCAGAAGTGGAGACCAAATACGGGAGAGTGCGAGGGTACCGCTTCAAAGTGGACGCAGCCGAGCGGAGTGTGAATGTCTTCTTGGGGCTTCCTTTTGCTAAGCCGCCAGTTGGGCCACTGAGGTTTTCTGAACCCCAACCGCCTGAGCCATGGAAAGGAGTCAGAGATGCCACTTCCTACCCACCAAT gTGTCTACAGGATAAAGCAGCAGGAGATTGGTTTTCAGATGTTATTactaatagaaaagaaaaagttcGTCTCCAAATGTCTGAAGATTGCTTGTACCTAAACGTGTATACACCCGTTGCTACAGAAAAACAGGAGCTGCCT GTCTTTGTGTGGATCCATGGAGGTGGATTATTTTTTGGAGCAGGTTCATCCTATGATGGTTCAGCATTAGCGGCCTTTGACAATGTGGTGGTTGTAACAATTCAGTACAGATTAGGTATTGTTGGATATTTTAG CACTGGTGACAAGCACGCGCCAGGTAACTGGGGGTATTTGGATCAAGTAGCAGCTCTTCAGTggattcaggaaaatatcagacaCTTTGGAGGAGATCCAGGATCCGTCACTATCGCTGGAGAATCTGCAGGAGGAGTCAGTGTTTCTGCTCTT ATCTTATCTCCCCTGGCGAAGGGTTTGTTCCATAAAGCCATTTCAGAGAGTGGTACTGCAAGCAGGCTTTTGTTCACTGACCACCCTGAAGAGGAAGCAGAT AGAGTTGCTGCTGCCTCTGGCTGTGAAAAACCCAGTTCGGCTGCAATAGTTGAATGCTtaagggaaaaaacagaagaagagATAGTACAGATAGCACAAAAACTG GCTTCCCTGTCCACCAGAGCATGTGCAGATGGGGTATTTCTTCCAAAGAGTCCCCAGCAATTACTATCTGAAAAACTGATCTATCCAGTCCCATATATAATAGGAATAAATAACTATGAATTTGGATGGCTGCTTCCTACG ATAATGCAAATTCCTGATTATGCAGATGGTCTGGATGAAGATGTTGCACGTCAACTTTTACAGAGCCTCTTAGCAATGAATATTAAG GGTGTTACTTTTGAAGTTGTTGATCAAATATACAATGAATACATAGGGAATGCAGCAAACCGTATTCAGGTGCGAGATGGTTTTCTTGATGCACTAGCAGATGCTATGTTTCTTATTTCAGCCACTGAAGTGGCCAGATACCATAGAG ATGCTGGCAACCCAGTCTACTTTTATGAGTTTCAGCATCGACCCAGTTCAGCGACAGGGGTTGTACCAGAGTTTGTAAAAGCAGATCATACAGATGAGATTGCCTTTGTCTTTGGAAAGCCATTCTTAGCTG GGAACGctacagaagaagaaaacaagcttAGCAGAACTGTTATGAGATACTGGACCAACTTTGCTAGAAATGG AAATCCCAATGGAGAAGGATTGGTCCATTGGCCTCGGTACGATCTGGATGAAGGATACCTGGAAATAGACCTGATGCAAAAGGCAtcaaagaaactgaaagaacGCAAAATGGAGTTTTGGACACAGCTCATAAGAGAAATGGAGGATGTAAAGAGGGAACACAGTGATTTATAA